CACGCAGTAGGTCAAGAGCAGTTAGGGCACCCAATTCACCTAAACCTAAAATGCCCACGTTAAGGTCCTTAATACGCTTATAAGCTCTAGGTTTCCAAAGATTGTCCACTTGTTGAAGCTTATAGGTATTGAGGTTTTTTAAATGCGCTAGTATAACGGCCAACACATGCTCGGACATGTCACTAGCCAGATAGGGGTCTACTACACGTGTGATAGGTATATGCTTTGGCGCAGTGCTATCCTCAAAAATATAATCTACCCCAGCTCCTGCGGAAGCAATGCACTTTAGATTTGGATAACCGGTCAGACTCCCTTCTGGATGTTTCCAGATTAAGGCCATTACAATATCCTCCTTAGGATGTTCCTCCAAATAACTATAGACCTTAAGTTCTGGATTGGCACGTAAAAGCGCACTTTTCCAGAGTTCAATTTTTCCGTCCTGTCTAATGATCACTATTGCCATCTAATCTACTATATCTAAGGCTTTGGAGAAACCTTCCTCGTAAAGCCAGTTCTTATCTTGGGTTATGGTATATATTTTTACGATTCGCTCTTTAAAATTTGGAATCAAGCCCTGTAATGTGGTGTATTGAATTAGTTCTGTGAACGAGTTGAGCATGCTTTTGTAAAAAGCATCGGGAACATTACGTTCTTCCTCAAAAGTTTGAGCAATTTCCAGATTAAAACACATAACATCAGCAATGAGATGCGGTTCCATCCCTAGTTTAAGAAAATGCTTAATGTATTTTTGCGCCACGGAGCGCCTGGCTTTGGGCCTTCTACGTTTAAGTGGAAAATACTCATTGGAAATTTTTGCCTTAGCTTCCTGCACCAGTTTTTCTTCTTTAGGATTAAAAACAAAATCGTAATACGTCTTTACCTCGGGAAACCTGTTGTACAAATCTAGGAGCTGTTCTTCTAAAGCTGATTTAGATAACTGGGATAAGTACGTTTTTAAAGCTCGCTTACTCATACTGCAAAGGGTTGTTTCAAAAATACACCATGTACAATCAAAATCCCTAAATGCCCACTATTTTTATGCTACGCTCATAAATAATGTAAAAGAAAGTAGTGAAGTCTTTGGAAAAGAGGGAATAAAAATGTATTATGTAATCTTGTAGAACTCCTAAAACAAACTTTCATATATGAGGCAACTAAAGATTATCAAGCAGGTAACCAATCGCGAATCAAAATCATTGGACAAGTACTTGCAAGATATCAGTAAGATAGATTTGATTACCGCAAATGAAGAAGTAGAATTAGCCCAGAGGATACGTGAGGGCGACCAGATTGCCTTGGAAAAGTTGACCACTGCCAATTTAAGGTTTGTTGTATCCGTAGCAAAACAATATCAGAATCAAGGATTAAAATTACCGGATTTAATTAACGAAGGAAATTTAGGTTTGGTCAAGGCAGCCAAACGTTTTGATGAAACACGTGGATTTAAGTTCATTTCTTACGCCGTATGGTGGATCAGACAATCCATTTTGCAGGCTTTGGCCGAGCAGTCAAGGGTAGTTCGTTTACCATTGAACAAAATTGGCTCAATAAACAAGATCAAGAAGACTTTTTCTTACTTGGAACAAACTCATGAGCGACCCCCTTCTGCGGAAGAAATTGCCAAAGAATTGGAGATGACCGTGACGGAAGTAAAGCAGTCGCTTAAAAACTCGGGAAGACACGTATCTATGGATGCACCTCTTCGTGAGGGCGAAGATTCGAACTTATACGATGTGTTACGTTCTGGAGAGTCACCAAGACCGGACAATCATTTATTGCAACAATCCCTGAATACAGAGATCAATAGAGCTTTAGAAACCTTGTCACCCAGAGAAGCGGATGTAGTAAAACTCTATTATGGCATTGGAGATCAACAATCCATGACCTTAGCGGAGATTGGACAAACGTTTGACTTAACCAGAGAGCGAGTTCGTCAAATTCGTGAAAAGGCCATTCGGAAACTGCGTCACAATTCTAGGAGTAAATTATTAAAGACCTATTTAGGATAGTATTGTAATACTTATTTATACAAACAAAAAAACGCCCGTAGCTTATACGGGCGTTTTTTTATTATTCACTAAGGGATTAGGAATACGTAAGCTTACTGATATTGATATCAACAAGTATGCTGTTTAAATCTTGAATAAAATTCTGATAGGACGTGTTGTCCTGATTTTGATGTGCCATGTTCGTAGGTTTTTTGGGATTCGTTCAATAGGTCTAGACTACATATAGTCCAATTCCGTTAATTCGTTAAGACTTAAGATTTCGTTTAGGTCTTGAAGAAACACTAAGTATTCTTCACCGTAGGTATCGTAAAGCATTTATTAGGGATTAATTAATATTTTGATTTGGGTACTCATAAATTACATTGTAAATATATCTAGAAGCTTCACTTTCCACAACAAAATGTGGTGTACTCATTTATTTTTGTTGTAAACTAAGCCAAATACTAGGTGAATGTTAAAAATCCTTTAAAACAAGAACTAAAATGTCCAATAATGGGATGTTATTAGTCGGATTTATTGGTATTTCATCGAAACTTTACTTGGTAGGAGATACCTGCCGTAACGGAAAGAAAAAGTTCTCCAGAGCTAAATGCCAGTTCTTGACGGTTTACGCCAAGGTTAGCTTTATAGAGGTTGGTGCCCTTTGTATTGGTAAATTGATATTCCAAACGTAATCGTTGCGCTTCTAGATATAAGAGCGTTTCTGCCAGCAGTTCACCATCCACAACAAATTGATTTAATTCCGTATCAAAGCCATAGACCAGATTTAGTCCCAGGAAATTATTTCCGTCTTTCAGGTAGCGTCTCACCAATACATTTCCAGAAACTCCAATACCTTTTCTACTATCCGGAACCACGTATGGTCTAAAGACCGCATAATAATTACCACGATATATACCAAACGTGCCCGTAAGTATGGTGGCATCATCATTTTCAAAGGAAAGATGTCTAAAGCCTACGGAAACCTCCATGGCCTTTGGCAATTCTTTGAGTACCTCCCCTCCTATGCGATGTCTGGGAAATATAGCAGAAGTGGAAAATCCATAATTCAAATAGCCACTTAAAGTCTTGGAGAAGGTAGGATAAGCATCTACCTCTGCTTGTATCCCGTTAATATTAAATCGACGGTTAAACGTAAGCCGTGGAATTAAAACGCCCCAGTTAGCTTCTTTTTTGTATTCCAAGCTACCGTAATACATGGCATCCAGTTCGGCATCAAATACTTCGCTTTGGGTAGACAAGGTTATGGATTGCTTATTGGTATCTTCATTTTTTGTAGCCTTAAGTACATTTTGAAGCAGTTGTTGCTCTTCAATTTGTTGAATAATATCTGTCTTAAGTTTTAAAATATCGGCATCATCGGTTAAGAACAGTAAGGCCTTGTTGGTCATACCTAAGGCAATATTCAGGTTTTTGGCATATTGCTCGTTCTTAATGGCACCAATCCACACCTCCTTATTTTTTCGTTCTTCACTTGTAATACGATTGAATTGAAGACGTGCCTTATCATATTCATTATCCCAACTATAGGTTTTGGCCAAAAGGCAGCGCACATCCGTATAATCGGGATATTTGCTAAGTATTTGTTTTAAGGTGTCCCGCGCAGTACCTCTATCACCTGCAAAAGCTAAGTCCCTTGCCACAAAGTAAGAAGCATCAGGGTCGCCATTGTACGCTATATCTTGTGCACTTGTGAAGTGTACCCAACATAAAATGGTGATTATTGTAATAAGATATTTTACTAAGTTCATTATTTCTTTGGAGCTAGCGCAGTACTTTGATTTATTCCTTTAGTTTCATTTTCAAGCTTGGCCGCCTGAACACGTTGTATAGATCTTTTAATTTTTTCTGCTAGCAATATGCTGTTTATATGATTTTCGCGCGCCAATTCCTTGATTTTATAAACTTCAGAATTATTATCAGACCAATAAAGTGCATCCATCAGGGCAAGGTATCCATCCTCGTATTCGGGGTATTTCTCCACCACTTTGCTTAGTGTTTTGATGGCATTATCATACTCTTGCTTCCAAGAGTAAACGCGTCCCATGAGTATTTCCGTATCCGCATGGCGTGGAATTTTTGATAAAATATAATCGCAGAGTAATAATGACCTGTCGTAATCCTTACTAATGGCCAATTTCCTCGCCGTTCTATAGGCATTGTCAAAATCCTTTCCATTGAATACACTTTGAATCCAAATCATGTCCACTTTACTGAATTTAGGCTTCCTGTCATTAACAAGAGCTAATTCTTTGGGGATAAGTTTATTGTTCTCGGCGATGTAGTTATTCACGGATTTGAAGTAATCAAAATGGCCCACTACCTTTTTAATTATTTCCTCATCTTTGGCGTCTAAAAGATTCAAGTCTTTATCCAAAGCGTACACATCACCATCGGTTATAAAATGATTATGACTAAGGTAATCGGTAATATTATGCGCATTTCGTAACAAAGGAATTTGTTTCTGGTCAGTCTTGGGCTCTAGCACATCTTTGCCCAACCAAGCATTGGCATTAGGGACTTGAATAGGGTATGTCTCCCTTAGAGCAGAAATTATACTGGGTGCAATATCTGCATGAGAGGCCAAAGTGGCAAACCGTTCTGTAGCATTGAGTAAAGGACTATGGATAATAAGGGGAACCCTGTATTTGTCCAAAGTGGTCAGCTGCGGCAAACCCGCTGTCTGGTGTGTTCCCGTAATAATATATATGGTATTTTGGTATGTTGAAGTCTTAGCTTCCTGTGCTAAAAATTGTTGGATGGCTTCATCCGTATATAGAAAACTAGCGAACAAAGCTTCGTTGTTTTCGATAACCCTATGGGACCTGTGCGAGAATTCGTAGTTGGCGAGTAGCTCTTCTACTTTTTCTATATACCTATCACGTTGTGGTATTTGATAGGGTTCCTTAGAACTCAAGGTCAGAAAAACGTCAAGTTTGGGCTCGGTTGCGGTAGTTTTAAGCTGTTCATATTTCTGGAACAACACCTTATCCGGATAGCCAAGTGTGATACCCGCCGCATCTTCTTCCTGTAAATCGTATTGCGAACCGAAGGCCTTTTTATCCAAAATGGAACTGACGTTCTCCTCATCCAAAAACTTATCATAGTAATGTAAGGCACTATTACCTCCATAATTAAAGGAAGTTTCATAGCCATTACGACCAAGAATGCTATACATTGTATTTCTATTGGTAAATTTTGAAATATGGGTAAAACCCTGATTACCGAAAGGTAAGGAACCAATAATGGTGGGTAAGGCAGCGTGACTCTCGCCAGTGTTACTTAAGAAATTGGTCCAGACCAGCGATTTTTTCTGCAGTTCCTGTAAGAAAGGCATAAACGCCTTGAAGTCTTGATCTTCATTCGTCAAGCTTGCACCCAAACCTTCTACGATAAGAATTTTTATGGTTGGCTTTTCGGCCTTGAAATTAAAATAGGCACCCAATTCGGTTTTATAGTCGTCCTGCTTAAGTAAAGGGTATTCCTTCTCCCCTTCGTAGGTATTAAAATTCAGTGCCTGTTGCCAGACATGCTCGAGTAAGTACTGGGTTTTGTTTTCATTAATCGGTTTTCTGTCCGAATATAAGGTCGCCAAAAACATACTGAACAAGATTATCGTAAAAGGATACATTCTGCTAATTACCGTATAGAACGAAGCGATGTACTTATGTATGAAATGACAAGCTGTAATGGTCACAGCAATGGCACCAATAGCACGAATCCACGAAAAACGAGAAGCACTTGCCTCATTAATGGCCATAAAATTAGCACCTAAGGCCTCGTAGTTACTAATATAATACGTAACCAATATCGCCTCTACTATGAGTAACATCGTTAGTATGAGCTTTATGAATCGAAATCCCAGATCGGGTTTTTGATTCTCTGTAAGATTAAAAACAAAGGCTAAAAGGAGCGCAGCTACGGCAGTAAAACCCAAGTGGTGTAATAAATGGATGAACAGGCTCTTATTCACAATACTATCCAGTACACCTGAGAAATACAACATGGTATTCTGGTAAATGGACAGAAGTGCCAAGCCCACAAAGAAGGTAATCACTAAAGGAATATAGTCCTTTAATGTTCTTTGCGCTTTTACCGGTATGTCCGTATCTAACTGATGCATTTTACGTTGCTTTGGCAAATCCTTTTCTTACTTGGGAACCCCAACCAGATTTTACCTTGAATAATTTTTTATAGTTGCCCCTGATAGCGGCCCAAACCACAATAGGGTGAAATGTTATAGGCTCTATAATAGCACAGAACATGAGAATTAAAATATCCTTTGTTTTTTTATACTCATTGTAGGAGTATGTATCCCACAGAATGGCATAGAAAGAGAACATTACCGAAAAGATGTAAACAGTGGCCGTAATGGCGATAAAAAAGTCCCAATTAAGAATACCCAGCCAATAGAAAAGGATGATGGTAAAAAACCCGAAAAACTCCAATAAAGGAGCCATCCATTCATAAAAAAACCAGTACGGGTAGCTCAGCATCCCCAATCTTCCAAATTTTGGATTAAAGAACATATCCTTATGCTTGTAAAGCGTCTCGAGATTACCCCTTGCCCAGCGGTCTCTTTGGTTGATCAGTATTTTACCGTCCTCCGGCACTTCAGTCCAGCATAAAGGGTCCGGTATATATTCTACGGTATAGGGCAGTTTACGTTCGTGCATGTAACGCCTCATCTTAAAGACGATTTCCATGTCCTCACCCACCGTATTGGTATCGTAGCCGTTTACCGCAAGTGCTATTTCACGGTCAAAAAAGCCAAAAGCTCCGGAAATGATCAAAAGACTATCAATACGACCCCACGCCATTCTACCTAAAATAAAAGAGCGTGTATATTCCAAGAGTTGAAATCTCGCCAACCAATTACTCGGTAATCGGATTTCTTCTAGTTGCCCGCCTTGTATAACGCATGAATTGGCTACTCTAATGACACCCCCTACGGCAATGACCCGTTTCTCCGAACGTTGGTAAAAAGACTTCACCACGTGTAATAGGGCGTCTGGAAGCAATAGGCAGTCCACATCGATACAACCCACATATTGGTTCGTAGATAGGGACATCCCCGTATTTAAGGCGTCCGATTTCCCTCCATTTTCCTTATCGATAACGGTGAGCTTGGCAAAGGCCTTATGAGGTGATTTATAGATACCCCGTATGGGTTTCGATTTCCATTCGGGGTCAATCTCTTGCTCTATTTTAACAAGGTCGTATGCATCTATCATTTTCTGTAGGGTGTCGTCCTTACTACCATCATTAACCACCATTACCTCATAATTAACGTAACGCAACGACATTAATGAGCGTATATTTTCTACTATAGTCATCCCTTCATTGTACGCTGGCGCTATAATGGTAATGCTGGGCGCCAAAGGTGATGCCATGAGTTTGGACATGTCACCAAAACTATTCTTGTTCCTATAATGGATGGAATTTCTTGTGGATAGATAACCCATACCTGTGAACATGGTAAATAGCACGACCGTAAACACTAAAAAAACAATGTTTATGTACTCTAATACGATATCTAAAACACCACTAGCCATTTAGTTTGTTATAAAATTTTGTGGATACCGCACAGAGATGGTCAAAAAGCGTGCTTCCCGATTCTCTAGTAACATTTGTATTTTCTTTTTCAATAGGTATTGCTCCTGATTTCTCTAATTCAAAAGGAATATCCAAAAGCGATGTCTTTGTCTCCGTGGATAAGGTATTTCTGGAATCCAAAACGTTTTCATCCGCTATTACCGCGTCTATCGGAAGTGCTGAAATTTCATTGCTAACCTCCTCCAACAGTCTTTCATTCAAAAGTTTTAGGGTTATGGCAGCGTGCTTTCTAATTATTGGCGATTCATCTTCTAACAAAGAATGTAATAGCGGAATTTCTTTCTCATCCCCTACCGCTGCAACTTCGTTTAGCAGTACCAATTTTGACTCTACGTCCCTGTTCTGAAAAAGCTCATGGAAAATGCTATAGCCTGGTGCTATAGTGGTAATCTTAAAATAGTTTTCCGCACGGTTTTCGGTGAAGGAATTAATAAGTTCTTCAATTCGTTGCCTAACCGTAGCAGAACGTTCTTTTTCTAATAAAAGCTTTAAATAAGGTATTTCCCTATGGTCCCCTAGCTCAGCGATATCCTGTAACAAAATCATAGTTTCCAAAGGTTGCTTAGCTAAGAATTTAGGTTTGGGAATCGAGAGGTTGATGTCTTCTTGTACCTCGTTTTGAACTATCTCAGCGGCGTTCAACATCACTTCAATTTCCATCACCTCATTAGTAGCTTCAACGATGCTGTTTTCCTCAAAAGCCGTAGTCCAGTCGATAATCATTTCATTAGTACTGGACTCCGAATTCTCAATGATTACTTCTTCAAAAATCAAATCGAATTCCCTAACATCTACCCTTTCCGTTTTCTGCGGTAATTCCTTTGCTGGTGGTACATGATCCGAAACGAGACCTGATGCTATTACCACTTCATCAAAGTCTACTGTTATATTTTCTAGCTTCTCAATTTTGGTTATAGGTGTTACTTCCTGAGAAATCACCTCCATTTGAAGCGGGTCATCTTCATCATCCTTTGGCGCGGGTTGAACAATAGGCAGAAAATCTATATTTAGCTCTAGGAGGGACTCCCCCGGAGCAACTTCTTCATAGACTCCGGGAAGCTCATTAATTGTTGGTTGGATCTTCTCTTGATGTTGTTCGGATTTATTTTTCTGTTCCGCTGTAACTAGTGGTAAGAACGAGAGTTCTTCTGGATCAATTTCCATGGTCGGTGGTTTTGATTCGATTTCATTACTTTCTTGGGGAACTATTGTATCTTCTGACTGTTTTGGTAATTCATTTATCGCTTCAGGGTCTGGTGCGCCCGTATCCGCCACAAGTGGTTCTTCCATTACAGTTTCCTCCCACGCTGATGCTTCAGCAATATCCTTTGTGGGCAAAATAACCTCTGGACTAATCGTATTTATAGCCCTCACGGCCTTGTTCCGAACCGTAAAATCTTTATCTGTAATTTCAACCTGTTTCAGAAAATCTATCTCCTCTTTTGACCCCAGTTCGCCTAGAGCTTCAAGGATGGTCATTTTTACATCTGTCGTACATTTCCTGAAAACCATTTTTAACACCGGTATGGCATCGGTAATGTGAAAGGCGGTAATACATTGAATGGCCTCTCGTTTTATATGATTGTTTTTGTGCTTTACCAGTTCTATTAGAGAGGCATGCGAATCGTTCTGATTGTAATATTTGATGAGTCTTAAAGAAAAAAGAACCACATAATTATTTTTGGAAGTAAGCCAAAGCCTAAATGCAGGTGGAATAAAATTCTCTTTGTTTCGAACAACATCCATTAGCTTCAACTGTTGCCATTCAGAAATCTTGTACTTGGTATTATCCAGAAAATAAGATATACCGTCCTCCTTAAGGGAAACGGTAGCAATTTCTGCCTGTTTTCTAATGGTAGCTCTCTTGTCGTTAATGAATCTTGTAATTAATCCGTACGACTCTGTTACGTTCATTTGTGTTAGCTCATAAATTCCTTTAGAAACCAATTCCCATCGCCAGCTTTTAAGTTTTTTATAAGCGTCCTTATGAAGCTCTAAATCTTTATAGATATGAAAAAGTTCTTGTCTTGTGGTACCTGAGACATCTTTACGTAGGTCCATAACAATTTCCGTTAAAACCTTTCTATCAAAATCATCTTTAATGAGTTCCCGAATTTCAACCTTTAAGCCTATATAATTTATTTTCTCGATCTTGTCCCCTTTCTCATCATAGAATAGAAATTCACTGATGATGGGTGAAAGCTCCTTTTTCTTTTCCCGAACCAGTCTCGTTTCTTTAGAAATTTTATTCCTGAAAATAAAGACGGATATCAAGTAGACTAATGCCAACACCCCGAAGAACGCAGAAAGCCCCCATAATAAATCCGTTGGGATTTTAGGAGCTGTAAGCAGTGAATTAATAATATGTGTTTGGGGGATTTTCAGCAAATTATTGTGATTTGTTTAGCTCTCTGGCGAGTCGCACCATTAGTTCAGAGGGACTCACGGGTTTTGAAATAAAATCATTCGCCCCAAGTTCAAAGGCACTCAGCACATTCTCTTCATTACCTGCCGATGAGATGATAATAATCGGGGTTTTGGAGTCTAAATCCTTACGTACATAGTTTATAAGTTCTATTCCCGAAAAATAGGGCATCATGATGTCACTAACGATAATGTCCGGCATTTCGGTCTCTAAATATTCCTTTACCTGCTTACCATCAGAAGAATGGTGTACTTCATAACCGCTCTTTTTCAACCTAAAGTCAAGCAAGGAAGCCAAGAGTTCATCATCATCTGCCAATAAAACACGTTTCTTTACCATTATTCCTATTTAAGCTTGTTTAAAGCGGTATCTATTTGATTCTCAAAAGACGGGTAGCTGTTTAAAAAGTCTAGAAACAGCCTAGACGTTTCTTCTCCGTTCTTTGCCATAGAGCTTTTCTCCATAGCTACAATAATATCTCTTAGTTGCAGCGCTTTGAACATGGATAAACTTGCTTTGAGTTTATGTGCACATAATGAAATTTCTTTAAAGTCGCTCGTTCCAAGTCCTATTTTCGTTGCTCCTATAAATTCGTAGACATTTTGTTTAAAAAGTCTTACCAGTTCCCGGAGCATATCTATTTCTCCGAAACACTCCCCAAGGATATGTTGAAGGTCAAATGAATTTGCTGTGTCTTTTGAGATGGTTTCCTTTTTAAGCAAGTCCTTGCTTTCTGGCGTAAAGGATTTCTCCTTTCTGTTTTTGAGTACTTTTATGAGAAGTTCGTCCAAGGTATATGGTTTTAGTAAAAAATCGTTAATCCCGGCGCTTACGCAGCGCTCTTGGTCATGTACCGTAAAATCTGCGCTTAGCGCTATTATGGGAACATGTTCTAGATGCGTTTTTGATCGTATTTCTTCAGAAATCTCGAAACCGTCCCTATTCGGCATTTTCAAATCCATGAGGATAAGGTCTATGGCATCGGTTTCTAATATGGTCAATCCTTTTTCTGCATCTGCAGTGATATACACCTTACATCCCCATTTATGAAGTTGTTCTGTAATAAGGTGCTGGTTCATCAGATTATCTTCAAAAACTAAAATTTTAGCTCCTCTGAGCAGTGCTCTGCCTTTTTCAATATTTATGGTATTAACTTTCTTTGCAGGAATATTGATTGCTTTTCCCTTTTTGTAAGGAATGGTAAACGTGAAGGTTGTTCCTTCACCTTCAACACTAACAACGGAGATTTCCCCATTTTGCTTTTCTATCAATTCTTTTACGATACTTAGTCCAAGCCCCGTTCCTCCATAGGTATTGAAAGTATCTTTCTGGGCTTGTTTGAAGCTTTCAAAAATCGTTTTCAGTTTTTCCTGCGGAATGCCAATTCCTGTGTCCGTGACTTTAAATTCCAATACGTAGTCGTCCTGTGCTTTACGTTGTATACCCACGGCTAATTCGATATGACCTTTATCCACGAATTTTATAGCGTTTCCTAAAAGGTTCAGCAGCACTTGGGACAATTTTGAGGGATCCCCGATTATGGTTTTAGGTATCTTTGAGTCTATAGAAACCCTTAAATCCACTCTTTTATCGAGGATTAAGGTCTGACATAGAAAGATGACATCGTTCACTAGACCACGAAAATTAAAGTCTATAATATCCAAGCCATCTACTCCCGAAGTAATTTTGGAGTATTCCAATACCTCGTTAATAATATCGCGCAGATTATAAGAAGCATTTTGGATAGCGTCCACTTTTTTAAGTTGACTAGGATTAAGTTTCTCGTCTCGAAGCAAATTGGCAAAACCAATGATTCCGTTTAACGGCGTTCGTATCTCGTGACTAATATGGGCAATGAGTTTGCTGTCGTTTGCATCCTTCTTAATAACATCCTCGGAATTCTTTTTCGTCTTTTCAGAAGTTACGACTTCATTGGGATTTAGAATACGTTTCTCTAAACGATTTCTAAATGTATTGAAAGACGTTTTCAACAAAGCTGCTTCCTCGGTAGTCAACTCCTCAAAGGAAAAATCATTTAGGGATGATTCCAATTGGGCCAATTGACTCAGTAAGTCTTTTGTTTTCAAAATTGACATAGGTTAAGATTCCTTTTGGGGTAAATAATATAGTTTCATACAATCTTAAAAATCCTGCTTTTCGCTACTGCTGACAATTAAATGTTCCCTACACTTCCTTTTTTGTTGTGAATAGGCTTTATTTGTAGGTCTAAAAAAATAAACGATGAAAGGATTAAGCTACATACTCTGTGTTTTATTACTGTTTTCTTGTGCGAACGAGGAGAAAAAGGAAGTGGAATCGACTGAAGATATTGCAAAACGAATCCATGAAAAAGTAATAACGATTGATACCCACAATGACATCAATGTCAAGAATTTTACGGATAGTATCAACTACACCCAACGTTTGAATACGCAGATTAATCTTCCGAAAATGGAGGAAGGTGGATTGGATGTTTCTTGGCTCATCGTTTACACGGGACAGGATACACTTACCAAAGAAGGTTATACCAAGGCAAAGGAAAATGCCATGGCCAAGTTTGATGCCATCCATAGGCTTTGTGAAGAAATTGCGCCCGAAGAAATTGAACTTGCCTTGACTTCTGA
This genomic window from Maribacter sp. MJ134 contains:
- a CDS encoding YaiO family outer membrane beta-barrel protein, with protein sequence MNLVKYLITIITILCWVHFTSAQDIAYNGDPDASYFVARDLAFAGDRGTARDTLKQILSKYPDYTDVRCLLAKTYSWDNEYDKARLQFNRITSEERKNKEVWIGAIKNEQYAKNLNIALGMTNKALLFLTDDADILKLKTDIIQQIEEQQLLQNVLKATKNEDTNKQSITLSTQSEVFDAELDAMYYGSLEYKKEANWGVLIPRLTFNRRFNINGIQAEVDAYPTFSKTLSGYLNYGFSTSAIFPRHRIGGEVLKELPKAMEVSVGFRHLSFENDDATILTGTFGIYRGNYYAVFRPYVVPDSRKGIGVSGNVLVRRYLKDGNNFLGLNLVYGFDTELNQFVVDGELLAETLLYLEAQRLRLEYQFTNTKGTNLYKANLGVNRQELAFSSGELFLSVTAGISYQVKFR
- a CDS encoding LTA synthase family protein, with the translated sequence MHQLDTDIPVKAQRTLKDYIPLVITFFVGLALLSIYQNTMLYFSGVLDSIVNKSLFIHLLHHLGFTAVAALLLAFVFNLTENQKPDLGFRFIKLILTMLLIVEAILVTYYISNYEALGANFMAINEASASRFSWIRAIGAIAVTITACHFIHKYIASFYTVISRMYPFTIILFSMFLATLYSDRKPINENKTQYLLEHVWQQALNFNTYEGEKEYPLLKQDDYKTELGAYFNFKAEKPTIKILIVEGLGASLTNEDQDFKAFMPFLQELQKKSLVWTNFLSNTGESHAALPTIIGSLPFGNQGFTHISKFTNRNTMYSILGRNGYETSFNYGGNSALHYYDKFLDEENVSSILDKKAFGSQYDLQEEDAAGITLGYPDKVLFQKYEQLKTTATEPKLDVFLTLSSKEPYQIPQRDRYIEKVEELLANYEFSHRSHRVIENNEALFASFLYTDEAIQQFLAQEAKTSTYQNTIYIITGTHQTAGLPQLTTLDKYRVPLIIHSPLLNATERFATLASHADIAPSIISALRETYPIQVPNANAWLGKDVLEPKTDQKQIPLLRNAHNITDYLSHNHFITDGDVYALDKDLNLLDAKDEEIIKKVVGHFDYFKSVNNYIAENNKLIPKELALVNDRKPKFSKVDMIWIQSVFNGKDFDNAYRTARKLAISKDYDRSLLLCDYILSKIPRHADTEILMGRVYSWKQEYDNAIKTLSKVVEKYPEYEDGYLALMDALYWSDNNSEVYKIKELARENHINSILLAEKIKRSIQRVQAAKLENETKGINQSTALAPKK
- a CDS encoding glycosyltransferase family 2 protein, whose protein sequence is MASGVLDIVLEYINIVFLVFTVVLFTMFTGMGYLSTRNSIHYRNKNSFGDMSKLMASPLAPSITIIAPAYNEGMTIVENIRSLMSLRYVNYEVMVVNDGSKDDTLQKMIDAYDLVKIEQEIDPEWKSKPIRGIYKSPHKAFAKLTVIDKENGGKSDALNTGMSLSTNQYVGCIDVDCLLLPDALLHVVKSFYQRSEKRVIAVGGVIRVANSCVIQGGQLEEIRLPSNWLARFQLLEYTRSFILGRMAWGRIDSLLIISGAFGFFDREIALAVNGYDTNTVGEDMEIVFKMRRYMHERKLPYTVEYIPDPLCWTEVPEDGKILINQRDRWARGNLETLYKHKDMFFNPKFGRLGMLSYPYWFFYEWMAPLLEFFGFFTIILFYWLGILNWDFFIAITATVYIFSVMFSFYAILWDTYSYNEYKKTKDILILMFCAIIEPITFHPIVVWAAIRGNYKKLFKVKSGWGSQVRKGFAKAT
- a CDS encoding HEAT repeat domain-containing protein; amino-acid sequence: MLKIPQTHIINSLLTAPKIPTDLLWGLSAFFGVLALVYLISVFIFRNKISKETRLVREKKKELSPIISEFLFYDEKGDKIEKINYIGLKVEIRELIKDDFDRKVLTEIVMDLRKDVSGTTRQELFHIYKDLELHKDAYKKLKSWRWELVSKGIYELTQMNVTESYGLITRFINDKRATIRKQAEIATVSLKEDGISYFLDNTKYKISEWQQLKLMDVVRNKENFIPPAFRLWLTSKNNYVVLFSLRLIKYYNQNDSHASLIELVKHKNNHIKREAIQCITAFHITDAIPVLKMVFRKCTTDVKMTILEALGELGSKEEIDFLKQVEITDKDFTVRNKAVRAINTISPEVILPTKDIAEASAWEETVMEEPLVADTGAPDPEAINELPKQSEDTIVPQESNEIESKPPTMEIDPEELSFLPLVTAEQKNKSEQHQEKIQPTINELPGVYEEVAPGESLLELNIDFLPIVQPAPKDDEDDPLQMEVISQEVTPITKIEKLENITVDFDEVVIASGLVSDHVPPAKELPQKTERVDVREFDLIFEEVIIENSESSTNEMIIDWTTAFEENSIVEATNEVMEIEVMLNAAEIVQNEVQEDINLSIPKPKFLAKQPLETMILLQDIAELGDHREIPYLKLLLEKERSATVRQRIEELINSFTENRAENYFKITTIAPGYSIFHELFQNRDVESKLVLLNEVAAVGDEKEIPLLHSLLEDESPIIRKHAAITLKLLNERLLEEVSNEISALPIDAVIADENVLDSRNTLSTETKTSLLDIPFELEKSGAIPIEKENTNVTRESGSTLFDHLCAVSTKFYNKLNG
- a CDS encoding RNA polymerase sigma factor RpoD/SigA, which produces MRQLKIIKQVTNRESKSLDKYLQDISKIDLITANEEVELAQRIREGDQIALEKLTTANLRFVVSVAKQYQNQGLKLPDLINEGNLGLVKAAKRFDETRGFKFISYAVWWIRQSILQALAEQSRVVRLPLNKIGSINKIKKTFSYLEQTHERPPSAEEIAKELEMTVTEVKQSLKNSGRHVSMDAPLREGEDSNLYDVLRSGESPRPDNHLLQQSLNTEINRALETLSPREADVVKLYYGIGDQQSMTLAEIGQTFDLTRERVRQIREKAIRKLRHNSRSKLLKTYLG
- a CDS encoding DUF6155 family protein, with translation MSKRALKTYLSQLSKSALEEQLLDLYNRFPEVKTYYDFVFNPKEEKLVQEAKAKISNEYFPLKRRRPKARRSVAQKYIKHFLKLGMEPHLIADVMCFNLEIAQTFEEERNVPDAFYKSMLNSFTELIQYTTLQGLIPNFKERIVKIYTITQDKNWLYEEGFSKALDIVD